From a single Natronorubrum tibetense GA33 genomic region:
- a CDS encoding NUDIX hydrolase has translation MSQKSLTLEPVASHEPLEIDDQEYDAAVLAPVIERDGEDHLLFTRRADDLGEHPGQMSFPGGGAEPVDETILDTALRESNEEIGLDPGEVEVVGQLDDIRTITEYAVTPFVARVPDREYVGDGNEVAEIVVLPLSGLLDPDNYEYERRDHPYYGDVVIHYFHVDGYTVWGATGRILVQLLELTTEFEAPEGLDRTHY, from the coding sequence ATGTCACAGAAGAGCCTGACCCTGGAGCCGGTCGCGAGCCACGAACCGCTCGAGATCGACGACCAGGAATACGACGCGGCCGTCCTCGCGCCGGTCATCGAGCGTGACGGCGAGGATCACCTGCTGTTCACCCGACGGGCCGACGACCTCGGCGAACACCCCGGCCAGATGAGTTTCCCCGGCGGCGGTGCCGAACCCGTCGACGAGACGATTCTGGATACCGCGCTCCGGGAATCGAACGAGGAGATTGGGCTCGATCCCGGGGAAGTCGAGGTCGTCGGCCAACTGGACGACATCCGGACGATTACGGAGTACGCGGTCACGCCGTTCGTCGCCCGCGTCCCCGACCGCGAGTACGTCGGCGACGGCAACGAGGTCGCGGAGATCGTCGTCCTGCCGCTGTCTGGACTGCTCGACCCCGATAACTACGAGTACGAACGCCGGGATCATCCCTACTACGGCGACGTCGTCATCCACTACTTCCACGTCGACGGCTACACCGTCTGGGGGGCGACGGGGCGGATTCTCGTCCAGTTGCTCGAGTTGACGACCGAGTTCGAAGCCCCCGAGGGGCTCGATCGAACCCACTACTAG
- a CDS encoding DUF502 domain-containing protein: MDSVKGDFGRGLIVIGPVLVTLFIVYTLYSFIANFTPGILLNAETLEAILPGVGEYAREQLAGFLRVLAFVATLALAMYAIGQTTETTTGEVFEGIVDYLANRVPVIRVVYNASKTATETTIGTGDTLQTPVKIDTWGGLRMTAFKTGRTSPDGRVLLFLPTSPNITTGFVLEVAPEEITELDETVEEALTRVVSAGFGDADRADGDLEDVPLSVVGEMQSDGKPPQQ; the protein is encoded by the coding sequence ATGGACTCGGTGAAAGGGGACTTCGGTCGCGGACTCATCGTCATCGGACCCGTCCTCGTGACGCTATTCATCGTCTACACGCTCTACTCGTTCATCGCGAACTTCACGCCGGGGATACTGCTCAACGCCGAGACTCTGGAGGCCATCCTCCCCGGCGTCGGCGAGTACGCTCGCGAGCAACTCGCCGGCTTCCTCCGCGTGCTTGCGTTCGTCGCGACCCTCGCACTCGCGATGTACGCCATCGGCCAGACGACCGAGACGACGACGGGCGAGGTGTTCGAGGGAATCGTCGACTACCTGGCGAACCGCGTCCCCGTCATCCGCGTCGTCTACAACGCCTCGAAGACGGCCACCGAGACGACGATCGGGACGGGAGATACCCTCCAGACGCCGGTCAAGATCGACACCTGGGGCGGACTGCGGATGACGGCGTTCAAGACGGGCCGCACCTCGCCGGACGGACGGGTCCTCCTTTTCTTGCCCACGTCGCCGAACATCACGACGGGATTCGTCCTCGAGGTCGCACCCGAGGAGATAACCGAACTCGACGAGACCGTCGAGGAAGCGCTGACGCGCGTCGTGAGCGCCGGCTTCGGTGACGCGGACCGCGCGGACGGCGACCTCGAGGACGTGCCGCTTTCCGTCGTCGGCGAGATGCAGTCGGACGGGAAACCGCCACAACAGTAG